TCACCGCTGAATCGATCAACCGCCGGATCACTGCCGGGACTTCGGCCATTCTGGTCCTGCATCTCTTCGGCAATCCGGCCCCGATGGGCCAGATCATGGAGCTGGCCCGAGCAAAAGGACTCAAAGTCATTGAAGACTGCGCCCATGCCGCCGGCAGTTTTCTTGACGACCGCCCCACGGGTTTGCTGGGTGACGCCGCCTTCTTCAGTTTCGAATCGATCAAGCCCATCAATACCTATGGGGGCGGCATGGTGGTGACCGACGACCCGGACCTGGAGACCGTGATCCGACAGGCAGCCGCGGACGTGGAGCCAGCCGCCCCGATAACCGCCAAGGTCAGGGCGGCCCTGTTCGAACGTTTCATGTTTAGCACCGGCCTGGCCCGAATCCCCCTGACCATCCTGGCCACCAAGAACGGCCAACAGCTGATAACCCGTCTCTACCGGCTCATCCAGCCGCCACCGGCAAAACCGAAAGGATATGGTCCCGTCCAGGCAGACCTGGGTCTGATGCGCTTGAAGTCACTCCCGGCCCGGGTTGAAAAAAGGCGGAGGCAGGCAGCGCTGCTCAAGGCGCATCTTCCAGACTCCTGCCACCCCCAGGGTGAAATTCCGGGGGGCAAGGCCAATTACTATTTTTTTGTGGTCAAGGTCAGAGGAGATGTAAACAAAATCAGGAAAATCCTCTTGCAAAACGGCTACGATGCCGGGATCGGGGCCGAGATCGCCGATGACTGCGCCGCATTCACCGGCGACACCGATTGCCCCGAGGCGGCAACCCTCTTCGACCGGGCGCTTCATCTGCCGCTGCACGAACGGCTTACCGACCACCAACTCACCGCCATGGCAGATTTACTGAACAGAATTTGTGTCTAACCCGCATCTTTCATGAGTGTTTTTAAAATAAAGTTTGCACCTGGGCCGCCGGATGTCCTCCCCCTGGTTCTTTACTGGGATAAAAGCCGAAGTGTTTTTTACTGCCGGATATAAATGAAAAATAAATGAGAAATGGAGGAAGACAGATGAGAAGAAGTGTAATGACAAAAAATGAAAAAGGAGATTGGAAATGAGAATGAACGATTACGTGAGGCTTCGTGTCGGCAAGACGATCAAAGGGGTGGTGGTAAGAGATCGGGAAACGAAAAATCCGCCGCGCCAGTTGTTCCTGATTTTCCCGGATGATTTAGTCTTTGAAATCTATGGCGAGTTCACCTGGGGAAAAGGGTTCACATCCGA
This portion of the Pseudomonadota bacterium genome encodes:
- a CDS encoding DegT/DnrJ/EryC1/StrS family aminotransferase, giving the protein MTIPRRYIDTEPGELRRLLLASGSKFSDPDCPDPVKEWESRFAAAIGRRAGIVTGSGRFAMKLILAGLKLPRGSEVIIPAYTLKDLVPLITDLGLIPVTADIDPDHWNVTAESINRRITAGTSAILVLHLFGNPAPMGQIMELARAKGLKVIEDCAHAAGSFLDDRPTGLLGDAAFFSFESIKPINTYGGGMVVTDDPDLETVIRQAAADVEPAAPITAKVRAALFERFMFSTGLARIPLTILATKNGQQLITRLYRLIQPPPAKPKGYGPVQADLGLMRLKSLPARVEKRRRQAALLKAHLPDSCHPQGEIPGGKANYYFFVVKVRGDVNKIRKILLQNGYDAGIGAEIADDCAAFTGDTDCPEAATLFDRALHLPLHERLTDHQLTAMADLLNRICV